Proteins co-encoded in one Ictalurus furcatus strain D&B chromosome 9, Billie_1.0, whole genome shotgun sequence genomic window:
- the adgrf3a gene encoding adhesion G protein-coupled receptor F5 isoform X1 produces the protein MKPCRGITLLLLGLFIQGSSTANTTQSYYFELQVESSAFGNFTSLLGNITVLTVGNAIVSSITITTDCQSNICTCAQNYSWSTDVCNIHPECCKNNNSCSSVLPGAMCLYKNSVVVDGSFTIKDRKLPANHDEEKKNLSKTLTSMYSSMNWFDSLNITNLRSGSVIGDFIMLINGPFDLMKLVNTTNKLQNTLNATFTIITSGFITITAPDRIGYDTSANITCTTPESLENVNWYIQKGASKQRITNGTEATVTQDVLSSMIILNKTSEVWKGIFICDYTSGNSPNIIHRASVYLDVALLPQIFITSDPQFPNCRLPDKDSVMVKCIIDNSTETYNVTWLPVDSALQPTTSIGNTTIYNINIKIDCQEKNDFYSVTCIFTNRENNTRSATLKIPVIYADSIVCEPSDDWPEAKANFSATLQCNANEIGFKSRDCTNSQDKGNWEAVNSQCVNTEIWNLLASAQNLQRGCGLVRDNANDLFDLLKVKSEDQIMNTFPNINASVDVLDTLHNASKIQNTTFKESMVTNFVKSSSNLLNISLIQIWNSQAMETNYSLAIKYLKAVEGVANQIETSMDNPHKEENVQLIICNTSVKSCTETFNITLEDHTEGTIYQTKINNLPSLLPPYLNNDPSGFILSVIAKNARKISMNFPTQRLPNHQILCLYFDFNTSMWSDDGCKWGGVFEPNTCICDHLSAFTSLMSKEPVFLMYMDEITYTGLGFSICSLVLCLVIEFVVWNTVVKSNIAHFRHTVLVNIALCLLIAHGSFLAASSPNPAISQWCLALTVMKHFCFLAVFFWMLCMSLGLLHQMIFVFVQLRKKVYLGFCFSLGYICPLFIVICTIITYDNGDADSYYVNETCWLKYESALHGSIHAFVIPVGVIVLVNMFTMVVVISRILKPTLSEGKSHDEKEIVRSVIRTVVLLTPTLGITWIFGFCVLLVDLTMYPFAQIVNYSFTIFNSFQGFFILLTGCFGEKKVRDALLMRIRPQHSAHYTSKSSTSMTAAVKKK, from the exons GGTTCATCTACAG caaATACAACACAATCTTACTACTTTGAGCTTCAAGTAGAGTCAAGTGCATTTGGCAATTTCACTTCGCTGCTTGGAAATATTACAGTGCTCACTGTCGGAAATGCCATAGTATCAAGTATCACCATAACAACAG ACTGTCAATCCAACATCTGTACCTGTGCACAAAACTACAGTTGGAGTACAGATGTGTGTAACATACATCCTGAGTGCTGCAAGAATAATAACTCATGTTCATCTGTCCTTCCTGGCGCTATGTGCCTCTACAAAAACAGCG TGGTTGTTGATGGATCATTTACCATTAAAGATCGAAAATTACCTGCCAATCAcgatgaggaaaaaaagaatttaagtAAAACT CTAACTTCCATGTACAGCAGTATGAACTGGTTTGACTCACTGAATATTACAAACCTCAG gtcaggtAGTGTCATCGGAGACTTTATAATGCTAATAAATGGTCCATTTGACCTGATGAAACTTGTGAACACGACCAATAAGCTGCAGAATACGTTAAATGCCACTTTCACCATTATAACCTCAG gttttATAACAATTACAGCTCCAGATCGTATTGGTTATGACACTTCTGCTAACATCACATGCACCACACCAGAGAGCCTAGAAAATGTAAATTGGTACATACAAAAAGGTGCAAGTAAACAACGTATCACTAATGGCACTGAAGCCACTGTAACTCAGGATGTTCTAAGTAGCATGATTATTCTTAATAAAACTTCTGAAGTCTGGAAAG GGATATTTATATGTGATTACACATCTGGAAACTCTCCTAACATAATACACAGAGCAAGTGTGTATTTGGATGTTGCACTTTTGCCCCAAATCTTTATCACCAGTGACCCACAATTCCCAAATTGTCGGCTGCCCGACAAGGATAGTGTTATGGTTAAGTGTATCATAGACAACAGCACAGAAACGTACAATGTTACCTGGTTGCCAGTAGATTCTGCATTGCAGCCAACAA CTTCTATAGGCAATACTACAATCTACAATATAAACATCAAAATCGACTGTCAAGAGAAAAATGACTTTTATAGTGTTACATGTATATTcacaaatagagaaaataacACAAGAAGTGCCACTCTAAAGATACCAGTCATTTATG ccgaCTCAATTGTTTGTGAACCGAGTGATGACTGGCCAGAAGCAAAGGCTAATTTCAGTGCCACACTGCAATGTAATGCTAATGAAATTGGTTTTAAATCAAGAGACTGTACAAACTCCCAAGATAAAGGGAATTGGGAGGCAGTAAACTCTCAATGTGTAAACACAGAAATTTGGAACCTGTTGGCTTCAGCTCAG aatCTTCAGAGAGGATGTGGGCTTGTTAGAGACAATGCAAACGATCTGTTCGACCTTTTAAAGGTGAAAAGTGAGGATCAGATCATGAATACATTTCCAAATATTAATGCATCAGTGGATGTATTAGACACCCTGCATAATGCTTCTAAAATACAAAACACTACGTTCAAGGAGTCTATGGTCACT AATTTTGTGAAATCTTCAAGCAATCTTTTAAATATAAGTTTAATACAGATTTGGAATTCACAGGCCATGGAGACAAATTACAGTTTggctattaaatatttaaaagctgTTGAAGGAGTTGCAAATCAAATCGAGACAAGCATGGACAACCCACACAAGGAAGAAAATGTACAATTAATAATATGTAACACATCTGTGAAATCATGCACTGAAACATTCAACATCACTTTGGAGGATCATACAGAAGGGACTATTTATCAAACTAAGATAAATAATCTACCTAGCCTGCTACCACCATATTTGAACAATGATCCAAGTGGATTTATATTGTCGGTCATTGCTAAAAATGCACGCAAAATCTCAATGAATTTCCCAACCCAGAGACTTCCAAACCACCAAATACTTTGTCTGTATTTTGATTTTAATACATCCATGTGGTCTGATGATGGTTGTAAATGGGGTGGGGTATTTGAACCAAATACCTGCATATGTGATCATTTGTCTGCATTTACATCTCTAATGTCTAAAGAACCTGTGTTTCTAATGTATATGGATGAGATAACTTATACAGGTTTAGGGTTCTCTATTTGTTCACTTGTTCTATGTTTAGTAATTGAGTTTGTGGTATGGAATACTGTGGTAAAGTCCAATATCGCCCACTTTAGACACACTGTCTTAGTAAATATTGCACTCTGTTTGTTGATAGCACATGGTAGCTTTCTAGCAGCTTCCTCTCCAAATCCAGCTATCAGCCAGTGGTGTTTGGCACTTACAGTTATGAAACATTTTTGCTTCTTggctgtgtttttctggatgTTGTGCATGAGTCTGGGGCTCCTACACCAAatgatatttgtttttgttcagttaAGGAAAAAAGTCTATTTGGGATTCTGTTTTTCTCTTGGTTATATCTGTcctttatttattgtaatatgTACAATCATCACTTATGACAATGGTGACGCTGACTCATACTATGTAAATGAAACGTGTTGGTTAAAGTATGAGAGTGCACTACATGGGTCAATCCATGCCTTTGTTATTCCTGTTGGTGTAATTGTGCTTGTGAATATGTTCACTATGGTTGTGGTTATTAGCAGGATCTTAAAACCTACTTTGTCTGAGGGAAAAAGTCATGATGAAAAGGAAATTGTAAGAAGTGTTATCAGAACTGTTGTACTCCTAACCCCTACGCTTGGAATAACATGGATCTTTGGCTTCTGTGTGCTACTAGTTGACCTCACAATGTACCCTTTTGCCCAGATTGTAAATTACTCTTTTACCATTTTCAATTCTTTTCAG GGCTTCTTCATTCTACTAACAGGATGTTTTGGTGAGAAAAAG GTTCGAGATGCACTGCTCATGCGCATAAGACCACAG caTTCAGCACATTATACAAGTAAAAGCTCAACGTCGATGACagcagcagttaaaaaaaaataa
- the adgrf3a gene encoding adhesion G protein-coupled receptor F5 isoform X2, translated as MKPCRGITLLLLGLFIQGSSTANTTQSYYFELQVESSAFGNFTSLLGNITVLTVGNAIVSSITITTDCQSNICTCAQNYSWSTDVCNIHPECCKNNNSCSSVLPGAMCLYKNSVVVDGSFTIKDRKLPANHDEEKKNLSKTLTSMYSSMNWFDSLNITNLRSGSVIGDFIMLINGPFDLMKLVNTTNKLQNTLNATFTIITSGFITITAPDRIGYDTSANITCTTPESLENVNWYIQKGASKQRITNGTEATVTQDVLSSMIILNKTSEVWKGIFICDYTSGNSPNIIHRASVYLDVALLPQIFITSDPQFPNCRLPDKDSVMVKCIIDNSTETYNVTWLPVDSALQPTTSIGNTTIYNINIKIDCQEKNDFYSVTCIFTNRENNTRSATLKIPVIYADSIVCEPSDDWPEAKANFSATLQCNANEIGFKSRDCTNSQDKGNWEAVNSQCVNTEIWNLLASAQNLQRGCGLVRDNANDLFDLLKVKSEDQIMNTFPNINASVDVLDTLHNASKIQNTTFKESMVTAMETNYSLAIKYLKAVEGVANQIETSMDNPHKEENVQLIICNTSVKSCTETFNITLEDHTEGTIYQTKINNLPSLLPPYLNNDPSGFILSVIAKNARKISMNFPTQRLPNHQILCLYFDFNTSMWSDDGCKWGGVFEPNTCICDHLSAFTSLMSKEPVFLMYMDEITYTGLGFSICSLVLCLVIEFVVWNTVVKSNIAHFRHTVLVNIALCLLIAHGSFLAASSPNPAISQWCLALTVMKHFCFLAVFFWMLCMSLGLLHQMIFVFVQLRKKVYLGFCFSLGYICPLFIVICTIITYDNGDADSYYVNETCWLKYESALHGSIHAFVIPVGVIVLVNMFTMVVVISRILKPTLSEGKSHDEKEIVRSVIRTVVLLTPTLGITWIFGFCVLLVDLTMYPFAQIVNYSFTIFNSFQGFFILLTGCFGEKKVRDALLMRIRPQHSAHYTSKSSTSMTAAVKKK; from the exons GGTTCATCTACAG caaATACAACACAATCTTACTACTTTGAGCTTCAAGTAGAGTCAAGTGCATTTGGCAATTTCACTTCGCTGCTTGGAAATATTACAGTGCTCACTGTCGGAAATGCCATAGTATCAAGTATCACCATAACAACAG ACTGTCAATCCAACATCTGTACCTGTGCACAAAACTACAGTTGGAGTACAGATGTGTGTAACATACATCCTGAGTGCTGCAAGAATAATAACTCATGTTCATCTGTCCTTCCTGGCGCTATGTGCCTCTACAAAAACAGCG TGGTTGTTGATGGATCATTTACCATTAAAGATCGAAAATTACCTGCCAATCAcgatgaggaaaaaaagaatttaagtAAAACT CTAACTTCCATGTACAGCAGTATGAACTGGTTTGACTCACTGAATATTACAAACCTCAG gtcaggtAGTGTCATCGGAGACTTTATAATGCTAATAAATGGTCCATTTGACCTGATGAAACTTGTGAACACGACCAATAAGCTGCAGAATACGTTAAATGCCACTTTCACCATTATAACCTCAG gttttATAACAATTACAGCTCCAGATCGTATTGGTTATGACACTTCTGCTAACATCACATGCACCACACCAGAGAGCCTAGAAAATGTAAATTGGTACATACAAAAAGGTGCAAGTAAACAACGTATCACTAATGGCACTGAAGCCACTGTAACTCAGGATGTTCTAAGTAGCATGATTATTCTTAATAAAACTTCTGAAGTCTGGAAAG GGATATTTATATGTGATTACACATCTGGAAACTCTCCTAACATAATACACAGAGCAAGTGTGTATTTGGATGTTGCACTTTTGCCCCAAATCTTTATCACCAGTGACCCACAATTCCCAAATTGTCGGCTGCCCGACAAGGATAGTGTTATGGTTAAGTGTATCATAGACAACAGCACAGAAACGTACAATGTTACCTGGTTGCCAGTAGATTCTGCATTGCAGCCAACAA CTTCTATAGGCAATACTACAATCTACAATATAAACATCAAAATCGACTGTCAAGAGAAAAATGACTTTTATAGTGTTACATGTATATTcacaaatagagaaaataacACAAGAAGTGCCACTCTAAAGATACCAGTCATTTATG ccgaCTCAATTGTTTGTGAACCGAGTGATGACTGGCCAGAAGCAAAGGCTAATTTCAGTGCCACACTGCAATGTAATGCTAATGAAATTGGTTTTAAATCAAGAGACTGTACAAACTCCCAAGATAAAGGGAATTGGGAGGCAGTAAACTCTCAATGTGTAAACACAGAAATTTGGAACCTGTTGGCTTCAGCTCAG aatCTTCAGAGAGGATGTGGGCTTGTTAGAGACAATGCAAACGATCTGTTCGACCTTTTAAAGGTGAAAAGTGAGGATCAGATCATGAATACATTTCCAAATATTAATGCATCAGTGGATGTATTAGACACCCTGCATAATGCTTCTAAAATACAAAACACTACGTTCAAGGAGTCTATGGTCACT GCCATGGAGACAAATTACAGTTTggctattaaatatttaaaagctgTTGAAGGAGTTGCAAATCAAATCGAGACAAGCATGGACAACCCACACAAGGAAGAAAATGTACAATTAATAATATGTAACACATCTGTGAAATCATGCACTGAAACATTCAACATCACTTTGGAGGATCATACAGAAGGGACTATTTATCAAACTAAGATAAATAATCTACCTAGCCTGCTACCACCATATTTGAACAATGATCCAAGTGGATTTATATTGTCGGTCATTGCTAAAAATGCACGCAAAATCTCAATGAATTTCCCAACCCAGAGACTTCCAAACCACCAAATACTTTGTCTGTATTTTGATTTTAATACATCCATGTGGTCTGATGATGGTTGTAAATGGGGTGGGGTATTTGAACCAAATACCTGCATATGTGATCATTTGTCTGCATTTACATCTCTAATGTCTAAAGAACCTGTGTTTCTAATGTATATGGATGAGATAACTTATACAGGTTTAGGGTTCTCTATTTGTTCACTTGTTCTATGTTTAGTAATTGAGTTTGTGGTATGGAATACTGTGGTAAAGTCCAATATCGCCCACTTTAGACACACTGTCTTAGTAAATATTGCACTCTGTTTGTTGATAGCACATGGTAGCTTTCTAGCAGCTTCCTCTCCAAATCCAGCTATCAGCCAGTGGTGTTTGGCACTTACAGTTATGAAACATTTTTGCTTCTTggctgtgtttttctggatgTTGTGCATGAGTCTGGGGCTCCTACACCAAatgatatttgtttttgttcagttaAGGAAAAAAGTCTATTTGGGATTCTGTTTTTCTCTTGGTTATATCTGTcctttatttattgtaatatgTACAATCATCACTTATGACAATGGTGACGCTGACTCATACTATGTAAATGAAACGTGTTGGTTAAAGTATGAGAGTGCACTACATGGGTCAATCCATGCCTTTGTTATTCCTGTTGGTGTAATTGTGCTTGTGAATATGTTCACTATGGTTGTGGTTATTAGCAGGATCTTAAAACCTACTTTGTCTGAGGGAAAAAGTCATGATGAAAAGGAAATTGTAAGAAGTGTTATCAGAACTGTTGTACTCCTAACCCCTACGCTTGGAATAACATGGATCTTTGGCTTCTGTGTGCTACTAGTTGACCTCACAATGTACCCTTTTGCCCAGATTGTAAATTACTCTTTTACCATTTTCAATTCTTTTCAG GGCTTCTTCATTCTACTAACAGGATGTTTTGGTGAGAAAAAG GTTCGAGATGCACTGCTCATGCGCATAAGACCACAG caTTCAGCACATTATACAAGTAAAAGCTCAACGTCGATGACagcagcagttaaaaaaaaataa